The proteins below are encoded in one region of Fimbriimonadia bacterium:
- the tadA gene encoding Flp pilus assembly complex ATPase component TadA produces MIARRRLGEILVAAGRITESQLEAALEESRNSGRRLGEVLVASRLIGFDDLGRAIAEQFEVPYEPMCDTTPTPEALEMVPANTASGFHLFPLKLDEHAFVVAMCNPDDLEAQDWLQARTGKPLDVRYALPERIERAISYYYGVGGGCPEAAEADAAPVEEDSDGFSVESMRKAGQEAPVIRLVNDILAECVQAGASDIHFEPRRTGLEVRMRVDGVMRRMRQLPKALRPAIISRLKLMADIDITERRKAQDGRISIRLSQHRVDIRVNTLPTRWGERTVLRLLDQEAGPRPLSELGMTPEIEQAFRAALAHPHGLILVTGPTGSGKTTTLYSALRELNDESINILTCEDPIEYELEGIGQSQVNEKVGLTFSAQLRAALRQDPDVVLVGEIRDLETAEVAARAAMTGHLVLSTLHTNDAPSAIPRLIDMEVPPYLINSALIAATAQRLLRRLCKECRVERAVSPEEAAELGLPSGATIWDAKGCSTCMNSGYRGRVGVHEVLTMNDDIRALTLRRASGADIRLAAVRSGMVTMQEDIRRKLMAGETSPAEAGRFLLAHTEETETEELAA; encoded by the coding sequence GGGCGAGGTGCTCGTTGCATCTCGGCTGATCGGCTTCGACGATCTTGGGCGCGCCATAGCCGAGCAGTTCGAGGTTCCTTACGAACCGATGTGCGATACCACGCCCACTCCAGAAGCCCTGGAGATGGTCCCGGCGAACACCGCCTCCGGTTTCCATCTCTTCCCCCTCAAGCTCGATGAGCATGCGTTTGTAGTTGCCATGTGCAACCCGGACGACTTGGAGGCTCAGGACTGGCTCCAAGCACGAACCGGCAAGCCTCTGGATGTTCGTTACGCTCTGCCTGAACGCATCGAGCGAGCGATCTCCTACTATTATGGCGTCGGCGGTGGGTGCCCGGAGGCGGCCGAGGCAGACGCGGCGCCTGTCGAGGAAGATTCCGACGGGTTCTCGGTCGAGAGCATGCGCAAGGCCGGGCAAGAAGCGCCGGTCATTCGGCTAGTGAACGACATCCTCGCGGAGTGCGTGCAAGCGGGAGCCAGCGACATCCACTTCGAGCCTCGTCGCACCGGATTGGAGGTTCGCATGAGGGTGGACGGCGTGATGCGGCGCATGCGCCAGCTCCCCAAGGCGCTTCGACCCGCCATCATATCGCGTTTGAAGTTGATGGCGGACATAGACATTACAGAACGCAGGAAGGCGCAGGACGGCCGCATCTCCATTCGTTTGAGCCAGCATCGAGTAGACATCCGCGTGAATACTCTGCCGACCCGGTGGGGCGAGAGAACGGTGCTTCGACTGCTCGACCAGGAGGCCGGCCCGCGTCCACTCTCCGAGTTAGGTATGACGCCGGAAATCGAGCAAGCATTCCGCGCCGCGCTTGCTCATCCGCACGGGCTGATTCTGGTGACTGGTCCCACCGGAAGCGGCAAGACGACCACGCTCTACTCCGCTCTGCGCGAGTTGAACGACGAGAGCATCAACATCCTCACGTGCGAAGACCCGATCGAGTACGAGCTGGAAGGCATTGGGCAATCTCAGGTCAACGAGAAGGTGGGCCTGACCTTCTCGGCCCAACTTCGTGCGGCGTTGCGCCAGGACCCCGACGTGGTTCTGGTCGGAGAAATTCGAGACCTCGAAACAGCAGAGGTCGCTGCCCGAGCCGCCATGACGGGGCACCTCGTGCTCTCGACTCTGCACACCAATGATGCACCGAGTGCCATCCCTCGTCTGATTGACATGGAGGTACCACCTTACCTTATCAACTCCGCGCTCATCGCCGCAACTGCCCAGCGCCTGCTCCGCCGCCTGTGCAAGGAGTGCCGGGTGGAGCGAGCCGTATCTCCGGAAGAGGCCGCCGAGCTCGGTCTGCCCTCCGGTGCAACGATCTGGGACGCTAAGGGTTGCAGTACCTGCATGAACTCGGGCTATCGGGGGCGCGTCGGCGTGCACGAGGTGCTCACGATGAACGACGACATCCGAGCGCTAACGCTGCGACGCGCCTCGGGCGCGGACATACGCCTCGCTGCCGTGCGCTCCGGGATGGTGACCATGCAAGAAGATATCCGCCGCAAGCTGATGGCGGGCGAAACATCTCCCGCCGAAGCCGGCCGCTTCCTCCTGGCGCACACGGAGGAAACCGAGACCGAGGAACTGGCAGCGTAA